The genomic window GACTGCTCCGATGTCGAGGCAGTGGGCGGCGTGCTGGCCGAAAGCGGTTTCGATGCGCAGCGCCTGCTTGGCGCAACGCAGGACGCGGAGGTTAAGCAGCGGCTGGTGGACAACACTTCGCAGGCCGTCGAACGCGGAGCCTTCGGCATCCCGACTTTCTTCGTCGGGTCCGAGATGTGGTTCGGCAAGGAACGGCTCGGCCAGCTCGAAGAATACCTGACCGGCGGCAAACCCTAGGGCGTCAGCTCGGCAGGTAGATCTGCTTCGTTTCCGTCAGTGTAATCGGCGGGATCATCGCGAAGGGGATGATCGGGCGTAGCTGCACGGTCATGGTCATCGTGCCTGTCTCGGCATTGTTCACCGTGCCGCGCCGGAAGGTCAGCGTCTGGACGGCGTTGGGATCGACCCCGATCAGCGCAGCGCGCGTGGTCGCGATGACGGTTGCGTCGGTGGCTGCCGGATCGACCTTGGCCAGTCGCAGTCCTTCTCCCATCGCA from Qipengyuania gaetbuli includes these protein-coding regions:
- a CDS encoding TadE/TadG family type IV pilus assembly protein; this translates as MTHLFKRLRRDREGSFGIEFAIALPVLVALMIGILNFGLVLNANGSMRNAMGEGLRLAKVDPAATDATVIATTRAALIGVDPNAVQTLTFRRGTVNNAETGTMTMTVQLRPIIPFAMIPPITLTETKQIYLPS